In Clavibacter californiensis, a single genomic region encodes these proteins:
- a CDS encoding DUF4913 domain-containing protein, whose protein sequence is MSTPFDATSWPDVPPPSWGDEPPPLSDWDAPPTPEDEGMPPADPGTGEVIDKRGATAAPRVKKPKPDERKLFLDWVALHLSRVEAFGVPVKQNPAWCPEWWKHPEVVERFYVSWKGYLEATKRMQDDRLAQSAWWVQHWDHHARIIFDKTYGPFRACNAAGHLADNKGEPLTIVPEIPPVGQYVI, encoded by the coding sequence ATGTCGACGCCGTTTGACGCGACCAGCTGGCCCGACGTCCCGCCGCCCAGCTGGGGCGATGAGCCTCCTCCGCTGAGCGATTGGGACGCGCCACCAACGCCCGAGGACGAGGGCATGCCACCCGCCGACCCCGGCACAGGCGAGGTCATCGACAAACGCGGAGCGACGGCGGCACCCCGCGTGAAGAAGCCGAAGCCGGACGAGCGGAAGCTCTTCCTCGACTGGGTCGCGCTGCATCTGAGCCGTGTCGAGGCGTTCGGGGTGCCGGTGAAGCAGAACCCGGCGTGGTGCCCCGAGTGGTGGAAGCACCCCGAGGTCGTCGAGCGGTTCTACGTGTCCTGGAAGGGCTACCTCGAGGCAACGAAGCGCATGCAGGACGATCGGCTTGCACAGTCAGCATGGTGGGTGCAGCACTGGGATCACCACGCCCGGATCATCTTCGACAAGACATACGGCCCGTTCCGGGCCTGCAACGCCGCGGGACACCTCGCCGACAACAAGGGCGAGCCGCTCACGATCGTGCCCGAAATACCACCAGTCGGGCAATATGTAATATAA
- a CDS encoding NAD-dependent epimerase/dehydratase family protein: MKVFVTGVAGFLGSHVAEHFTRIGATVLGIDNLEGGELANVPDGVAFKRVDCLDRSGYQSMIASSDVVYHCAAAAYDGLSVFSPAYVYRNNAQASVEVITAAVAGGVGRIVYCSSMARYGRIEAPFHELQEPKPVNAYGIAKVSAEKFLANLATLHDTEYTIAVPHNIIGTRQKYDDPYRNVAAIMINRMLQGKQPIIYGDGSHRRCFSFVEDVVYCLERLGTQEGISGETFNVGPDEEDVSIFELASLIASILEFDLSPIYLPDRPTEVAVATCSADKARALLGYRTETSLESGLRAMVEWISLSGPRPFDYAREVEIPGAMTPRSWTERLI, translated from the coding sequence ATGAAAGTTTTTGTCACTGGGGTGGCTGGCTTCTTGGGCAGCCACGTTGCAGAGCACTTTACACGGATTGGTGCAACTGTCCTAGGCATCGATAACCTAGAGGGAGGGGAGCTCGCAAATGTTCCCGATGGCGTGGCCTTTAAGAGGGTCGACTGTCTGGATCGTTCTGGGTATCAGTCTATGATCGCGTCTTCAGATGTTGTGTACCACTGTGCCGCGGCCGCGTATGATGGGTTGAGCGTTTTCAGTCCGGCGTACGTATACCGCAATAATGCCCAGGCGTCTGTCGAAGTAATTACTGCCGCTGTGGCTGGTGGTGTTGGGCGCATCGTCTACTGCTCGTCCATGGCTCGCTACGGCAGAATTGAGGCTCCGTTTCACGAGTTACAGGAACCGAAGCCCGTGAATGCGTACGGTATTGCCAAGGTCTCTGCCGAGAAGTTTCTCGCCAACCTCGCTACCTTGCATGACACGGAATATACAATTGCTGTACCACATAACATCATTGGTACGCGGCAAAAATATGATGATCCATATCGCAATGTTGCCGCAATTATGATCAACCGGATGCTTCAGGGCAAACAGCCGATTATTTATGGAGACGGCTCGCACCGGAGATGTTTCAGCTTCGTGGAGGACGTGGTGTATTGCTTAGAGAGGCTCGGTACTCAAGAAGGCATCAGTGGCGAGACATTTAACGTCGGCCCCGATGAGGAGGATGTGTCAATCTTTGAACTCGCTTCCCTTATTGCGAGTATTTTAGAGTTCGACTTGAGTCCTATTTACCTTCCTGATCGGCCTACCGAAGTGGCAGTCGCGACATGCAGCGCTGACAAGGCGCGAGCGCTCTTGGGTTATAGGACTGAGACGTCGTTGGAGTCAGGTCTCCGTGCGATGGTCGAGTGGATATCATTGAGTGGTCCTCGCCCGTTTGATTACGCCCGAGAAGTGGAGATCCCGGGGGCGATGACTCCGCGCTCGTGGACTGAGCGGTTGATCTAG